One window of the Pseudofrankia sp. DC12 genome contains the following:
- a CDS encoding cytochrome P450, with product MTSSENVTVGRDVYYDPYDAAIDADPYPTWRRLRDEAPLYYNEKFDFFALSRFADVEAALADWNTYRSGQGSVLELIRANIELPPGIILFEDPPVHTAHRRILAQVFTPKKMNALEPKVREFCARSLDPLVGAGRLDLIKDLGAQMPMRTIGYLLGIPEEDQEAIRDRFDEGLKLAGDGTELPSWDMSYGGDEFGAYIDWRAKNPSDDIMTELLTAQFEDETGTTRTLTREEILTYIALLTGAGNETTTRLVGWAGKVLAENPDQRRELAADRSLIPNAIEELLRYEAPSPVQARYVAHDVTHLGQTVPEGSVMVLLNGSGNRDERRYTDPDRFDIRRDVGRHLTFGYGIHHCLGAALARLEGRVALDEVLRRFPEWEVDWPNAVQARTSTVRGWETLPVITG from the coding sequence ATGACGAGCAGCGAGAACGTGACCGTCGGCCGCGACGTCTACTACGACCCCTACGACGCGGCCATCGATGCCGACCCGTATCCGACCTGGCGCCGGCTGCGCGACGAGGCACCGCTCTACTACAACGAGAAGTTCGACTTCTTCGCGCTGAGCCGGTTCGCCGACGTCGAGGCGGCGCTCGCCGACTGGAATACCTACCGGTCCGGCCAGGGCTCGGTGCTGGAACTCATCAGGGCGAACATCGAGCTGCCGCCCGGGATCATCCTTTTCGAGGACCCGCCGGTCCACACGGCCCATCGCAGGATCCTGGCCCAGGTCTTCACGCCGAAGAAGATGAACGCCCTCGAACCGAAGGTCCGGGAGTTCTGCGCCCGCAGCCTCGACCCGCTCGTCGGCGCGGGCCGGCTCGACCTCATCAAGGACCTCGGCGCCCAGATGCCGATGCGCACCATCGGCTACCTGCTCGGCATTCCCGAGGAGGACCAGGAGGCGATCCGGGACCGCTTCGACGAGGGACTGAAACTGGCCGGTGACGGGACCGAACTTCCGTCGTGGGACATGAGCTACGGCGGCGACGAGTTCGGCGCGTACATCGACTGGCGGGCCAAGAACCCGTCCGACGACATCATGACGGAGCTGCTGACCGCGCAGTTCGAGGACGAGACGGGTACGACGCGCACGCTCACCCGCGAGGAGATCCTCACCTACATCGCCCTGCTGACCGGCGCGGGCAACGAGACGACCACCAGGCTGGTCGGCTGGGCCGGCAAGGTGCTCGCCGAGAACCCCGACCAGCGCCGCGAGCTCGCCGCCGACCGCTCGCTCATCCCGAACGCGATCGAGGAGCTGCTCCGCTACGAGGCGCCGTCCCCGGTCCAGGCCCGTTACGTCGCCCACGACGTCACCCACCTTGGCCAGACCGTTCCCGAGGGCAGCGTCATGGTCCTGCTCAACGGCTCGGGGAACCGCGATGAACGCCGCTACACCGACCCCGACCGCTTCGACATCCGCCGCGACGTCGGGCGTCATCTCACCTTCGGTTACGGCATCCACCACTGCCTCGGCGCGGCGCTGGCCCGCCTCGAAGGCCGGGTCGCCCTCGACGAGGTGCTCAGGCGCTTCCCGGAGTGGGAGGTCGACTGGCCGAACGCCGTGCAGGCCCGCACCTCGACGGTCCGCGGCTGGGAGACCCTCCCCGTCATCACCGGCTGA
- a CDS encoding DedA family protein encodes MEHFITTYGIAAVFVLMVLESACIPIPSEVTMLVGGAMSAGAFAGSKPSLVLVIAAGVVGNVIGSYIAWAVGRYGGTPLIMRFGKYIFLREHDLDKAERWFDNRGAVSVLVGRLLPVIRTFISLPAGIARMNPVKFGIYTTLGCIPWTAALAIVGYQVGGNYKHIADDFHGPTYIIAVIVLVVALFLAYRHIKRSRAAANAAGVPGAPGRQDDRAMAVDRRGPRHRRGGAPDTRDVPDERPGSDQWTDDRDQTRARW; translated from the coding sequence GTGGAGCACTTCATCACCACCTACGGGATCGCCGCGGTGTTCGTGCTGATGGTCCTCGAGTCCGCGTGTATCCCGATCCCGTCCGAAGTCACCATGCTGGTCGGCGGGGCGATGTCGGCCGGGGCGTTCGCGGGCTCGAAGCCGAGCCTCGTCCTGGTGATCGCCGCCGGCGTGGTCGGCAACGTCATCGGCAGCTACATCGCCTGGGCCGTCGGACGGTACGGCGGCACCCCGCTGATCATGAGGTTCGGCAAGTACATCTTCCTGCGGGAACACGACCTCGACAAGGCCGAGCGCTGGTTCGACAACCGTGGCGCGGTCTCCGTCCTGGTCGGACGCCTGCTGCCGGTGATCCGGACCTTCATCTCGCTGCCCGCCGGCATCGCCCGGATGAACCCGGTCAAGTTCGGCATCTACACCACGCTCGGCTGCATCCCGTGGACCGCGGCGCTGGCCATCGTGGGCTACCAGGTCGGCGGCAACTACAAGCACATCGCCGACGACTTCCACGGGCCGACGTACATCATCGCCGTCATCGTCCTCGTGGTCGCGCTCTTCCTCGCCTACCGGCACATCAAGCGCAGCCGCGCCGCGGCGAACGCCGCCGGCGTGCCGGGAGCACCGGGCAGGCAGGACGACCGGGCCATGGCGGTCGACCGGCGCGGGCCGCGGCACCGGCGCGGCGGCGCCCCGGACACGCGGGACGTGCCGGACGAGCGCCCCGGCTCCGACCAGTGGACCGACGACCGGGACCAGACCCGCGCCCGCTGGTAG
- a CDS encoding catalase: MTTAKERRPTTTDAGVPVASDEHSLSVGPDGPLLLQDHYLLEQMANFNRERIPERQPHAKGGGAFGTFEVTQDVSRYTRAAVFQPGARVEMLARFSTVAGERGSPDTWRDPRGFALKFYTPAGNLDLVCNNTPVFFVRDPMKFQHFIRSQKRRPDNNLRDNDMQWDFWTLSPESAHQVTWLMGDRGIPRSWRHMNGYSSHTYMWINALGERFWVKYHFKTDQGVDFLTQQDADRLAGEDGDFHQRDLYLAIEGGNFPSWTLKMQIMPFDEAKTYRFNPFDLTKVWPHGDYPLYEVGRMTLNRNVEDYHTEIEQAAFEPNNLVAGTGLSPDKMLLARGFSYADAHRARLGVNYKQIPVNAPKAPVYSYSKDGAMRMRNVTGPVYAPNSYGGPKADPALTDDGGLWQADGEMMRTAYTLRRDDDDFGQPGTLVREVLDDAARERLVGNIVGHLLKGVSEPVLVRAFEYWRNVDKNLGDAVEAGVRSSQAKA; the protein is encoded by the coding sequence GTGACGACCGCAAAGGAGCGTCGCCCGACGACGACCGACGCCGGTGTGCCGGTTGCCAGCGACGAGCACTCGCTGTCCGTCGGCCCGGACGGTCCGCTGCTGCTCCAGGACCACTACCTGCTCGAACAGATGGCGAACTTCAACCGGGAGCGCATCCCGGAGCGCCAGCCGCACGCGAAGGGCGGCGGGGCGTTCGGGACCTTCGAGGTGACCCAGGACGTCAGCCGCTACACCAGGGCCGCCGTGTTCCAGCCGGGCGCCCGGGTCGAGATGCTGGCCCGCTTCTCCACGGTCGCCGGCGAGCGCGGGAGCCCCGACACCTGGCGTGACCCGCGCGGGTTCGCGCTGAAGTTCTACACGCCCGCGGGCAACCTGGACCTCGTCTGCAACAACACGCCGGTCTTCTTCGTCCGCGACCCGATGAAGTTTCAGCACTTCATCCGCTCGCAGAAGCGCCGCCCCGACAACAACCTGCGCGACAACGACATGCAGTGGGACTTCTGGACGCTCTCACCGGAGTCGGCGCACCAGGTCACCTGGCTGATGGGCGACCGCGGTATCCCGCGCAGCTGGCGGCACATGAACGGCTACTCCAGCCACACCTACATGTGGATCAACGCCCTCGGCGAGCGGTTCTGGGTGAAGTACCACTTCAAGACCGACCAGGGCGTGGACTTCCTGACCCAGCAGGACGCCGACCGGCTGGCCGGCGAGGACGGCGACTTCCACCAGCGCGACCTGTACCTGGCGATCGAGGGCGGGAACTTCCCGAGCTGGACGCTGAAGATGCAGATCATGCCGTTCGACGAGGCGAAGACGTACCGGTTCAACCCGTTCGATCTGACCAAGGTCTGGCCGCACGGCGACTACCCGCTGTACGAGGTCGGCCGGATGACGCTGAACCGCAACGTCGAGGACTACCACACCGAGATCGAGCAGGCGGCCTTCGAGCCGAACAACCTGGTGGCGGGCACCGGCCTGTCACCGGACAAGATGCTGCTGGCCCGCGGGTTCAGCTACGCGGACGCGCACCGGGCCCGGCTCGGCGTCAACTACAAGCAGATCCCGGTGAACGCGCCGAAGGCCCCGGTGTACAGCTACTCGAAGGACGGGGCGATGCGGATGCGCAACGTCACCGGCCCGGTGTACGCGCCGAACTCGTACGGCGGCCCGAAGGCCGACCCGGCGCTGACCGACGACGGCGGCCTGTGGCAGGCCGACGGCGAGATGATGCGGACGGCCTACACGCTGCGCCGCGACGACGACGACTTCGGCCAGCCCGGCACGCTCGTGCGCGAGGTGCTGGACGACGCGGCCCGCGAACGGCTCGTGGGCAACATCGTCGGGCACCTGCTCAAGGGCGTCAGTGAGCCGGTCCTGGTCCGGGCGTTCGAGTACTGGCGCAACGTCGACAAGAACCTCGGCGACGCCGTCGAGGCCGGCGTCCGCTCCAGCCAGGCCAAGGCCTGA
- a CDS encoding substrate-binding domain-containing protein, translating into MVGFGNIPESALNAPPLTTVHQPTKEMGRRAAALLLSLLRGEAAPTAHLTLATHLVVRASTLPPAGRTG; encoded by the coding sequence GTGGTCGGCTTCGGCAACATTCCCGAGTCGGCGCTGAACGCCCCGCCGCTGACCACCGTCCATCAGCCGACCAAGGAGATGGGCCGGCGCGCGGCCGCGCTGCTGCTCTCCCTGCTGCGTGGCGAGGCGGCGCCGACGGCGCACCTCACGCTCGCCACCCACCTGGTCGTGCGCGCGTCCACCCTGCCGCCCGCCGGCCGTACCGGCTGA
- a CDS encoding undecaprenyl-diphosphate phosphatase, with product MSSDLTYLQSGVIGLLQGATELFPVSSLGHSVIIPALIGGSWKHLVTENSADKSPYLAFIVALHVATAIALLVFYRSDWARLIKAFIQTLRSRKIETSEQRLAWMVIVGTIPTGLIGLALEHTLRTIFAKPVAVSLFLAINGVVLYTGQRMRDRADRRSPAAVATSRDGVTSPLAPDARAGAEAGYATTAGGGDAPTLALRIPGRSRSRVPAQAGADQGTAQPTGRGRAKTLENLTVKEATVIGLFQSLALLAGISRSGVTMIGGLSRGLNNEDAARFAFLLATPIILAAGLFKLPELAGSETKGIHGQIVFGAVLAGIAAYLTTRFLVRYFETRTLTPFAIYCFVAGVLCTLRFAIF from the coding sequence GTGTCCAGTGACCTGACCTATCTGCAGTCAGGCGTGATCGGTCTCCTGCAGGGGGCCACCGAGTTGTTCCCCGTTTCCAGCCTGGGGCACTCGGTGATCATCCCGGCCCTGATCGGTGGGTCGTGGAAGCACCTGGTGACCGAGAACTCGGCCGACAAATCGCCGTACCTGGCCTTCATCGTCGCCCTGCACGTGGCGACGGCGATCGCGCTGCTGGTCTTCTACCGGTCCGACTGGGCCCGTCTGATCAAGGCCTTCATACAGACGCTGCGCTCCCGGAAGATCGAGACCTCGGAGCAGCGGCTGGCCTGGATGGTCATCGTAGGGACCATCCCCACCGGCCTGATCGGCCTCGCGCTCGAGCACACCCTGCGGACGATCTTCGCCAAGCCGGTCGCGGTCTCCCTGTTCCTGGCCATCAACGGGGTCGTCCTCTACACCGGGCAGCGGATGCGCGACCGCGCCGACCGGCGCTCCCCCGCGGCCGTCGCCACCAGCCGCGACGGCGTGACCTCACCCCTGGCACCGGACGCGCGCGCGGGCGCCGAGGCCGGTTATGCCACGACGGCCGGCGGCGGGGACGCGCCGACGCTGGCGCTCCGCATTCCCGGGCGGTCCCGCTCCCGCGTGCCGGCCCAGGCTGGTGCCGACCAGGGCACCGCCCAGCCGACCGGGCGAGGCCGGGCGAAGACCCTCGAGAACCTCACCGTCAAGGAAGCGACCGTCATCGGCCTCTTCCAGTCGCTGGCACTGCTCGCCGGCATCTCCCGGTCCGGCGTCACCATGATCGGCGGCCTGTCCCGCGGGCTCAACAACGAGGACGCCGCCAGGTTCGCCTTCCTGCTGGCGACGCCCATCATCCTCGCGGCCGGCCTGTTCAAGCTGCCTGAGCTCGCCGGTAGCGAGACGAAGGGCATCCACGGTCAGATCGTCTTCGGAGCGGTACTCGCCGGGATCGCCGCCTACCTCACCACCCGCTTCCTGGTGCGCTACTTCGAGACACGTACGCTCACGCCGTTCGCCATCTACTGCTTTGTGGCCGGCGTGCTGTGCACCCTGCGGTTCGCCATCTTCTAA
- a CDS encoding TetR/AcrR family transcriptional regulator, with protein MSEQTDRADRLSLPNASRGWRDDTRTSRRGTGRTSRGRQTHDQLLDAARVVFERDGFLRARVADICDEAGTSHGSFYTYFVSKEEIFRKVVDSVEVDLLTVDPAPTDADPVERIRAANEHYLRSYAANAGIMRVIHQVATIDAEVWRIRTQRQNAFAQTIERRIRALQQDGVADPAVQPEYAAQALGGMVAHFAELLFNSRDPVGLDVQTATDELTRLWANALGIPARVETA; from the coding sequence GTGTCCGAACAGACCGACCGCGCCGACCGGCTTTCCTTACCCAATGCCAGTCGCGGCTGGCGCGATGACACACGTACCAGCCGGCGCGGCACCGGTCGGACCAGCCGGGGCCGCCAGACCCATGACCAGCTGCTCGACGCGGCTCGGGTCGTGTTCGAGCGCGACGGGTTCCTGCGCGCCCGCGTGGCCGACATCTGCGACGAGGCCGGCACGTCCCACGGCTCGTTCTACACGTACTTCGTGTCCAAGGAAGAGATCTTCCGGAAGGTCGTCGACTCGGTCGAGGTCGACCTGCTCACCGTCGACCCGGCCCCCACCGACGCCGACCCGGTCGAGCGCATCCGGGCCGCCAACGAGCACTACCTGCGGTCCTACGCCGCCAACGCGGGGATCATGCGGGTCATCCACCAGGTCGCCACCATCGACGCCGAGGTCTGGCGAATCCGGACCCAGCGCCAGAACGCCTTCGCGCAGACCATCGAGCGGCGCATCCGGGCCCTGCAGCAGGACGGCGTCGCCGATCCCGCGGTCCAGCCGGAGTACGCGGCCCAGGCGCTCGGCGGCATGGTCGCCCACTTCGCCGAGCTGCTGTTCAACTCACGCGACCCGGTCGGCCTGGACGTCCAGACGGCCACCGACGAGCTCACCCGGCTGTGGGCGAACGCTCTCGGCATCCCAGCCCGCGTCGAAACCGCCTGA